In the genome of Saccharomonospora viridis DSM 43017, one region contains:
- the glpR gene encoding gephyrin-like molybdotransferase receptor GlpR, with translation MPSSLIIVGLAAAWLAVLVPMVARRRQVITQTNDAALAARVVRSGSAHGASDDEVVRGDADALIDEESIDADDMRDERDAYDHGGYGDDREVFSDDHHDRDEDEESDGYPSRRAPMAEELPVRRYRPGRGGFDPEAAARAARAKYAFRQRVVMILLLIVVTTAVAAGFLLPALWWVHGAADVSLVGYLVYLRRQVRIEEEIRQRRLARLRAASRRAPRRPDPLADIEVLKNEPGDVVGSERKPMPTTRVRRQAVVVDLEDEDPAFHELDDPSRFSYRRAAGE, from the coding sequence ATGCCCAGCTCTTTGATCATTGTGGGACTCGCTGCGGCATGGCTTGCCGTCCTCGTTCCCATGGTCGCGCGGAGGCGACAGGTCATCACGCAGACCAATGACGCGGCGTTGGCCGCACGGGTCGTGCGGAGCGGAAGCGCGCATGGTGCGTCGGACGACGAGGTCGTCCGGGGGGACGCCGACGCGCTGATCGATGAGGAGTCGATCGACGCGGACGACATGCGGGACGAGCGGGACGCCTATGACCATGGCGGCTACGGGGACGATCGCGAAGTCTTCAGTGACGATCATCACGATCGCGACGAGGACGAGGAGTCCGACGGGTACCCGTCCAGGCGCGCTCCGATGGCCGAAGAACTCCCCGTGCGTCGTTACCGCCCGGGGCGGGGAGGATTCGATCCCGAAGCCGCGGCGCGGGCCGCCAGGGCGAAGTACGCCTTCCGGCAGAGGGTCGTCATGATCCTCCTGCTGATCGTCGTCACCACGGCCGTCGCGGCCGGATTCCTGCTCCCCGCGCTGTGGTGGGTGCACGGTGCCGCGGACGTCTCGCTGGTGGGCTACCTCGTCTACCTGCGTCGACAGGTTCGGATCGAGGAGGAGATCCGGCAGCGCAGGCTCGCCCGGCTGCGTGCCGCGTCGCGGCGGGCGCCTCGTAGGCCCGATCCGCTCGCGGACATCGAGGTGTTGAAGAACGAACCCGGTGATGTGGTCGGTTCCGAACGCAAGCCGATGCCGACCACGCGTGTCCGCAGGCAGGCCGTCGTCGTCGATCTGGAGGACGAGGACCCGGCGTTCCACGAGCTCGACGACCCCAGTCGGTTCTCCTATCGGCGTGCCGCGGGCGAATAG
- a CDS encoding SAF domain-containing protein has product MHSTRARGRRERFTRLERLRSRLRGHPLILLRRALAAALLLVAAVLAVTPGTDREPRVPVLVAARTLPLGSTLSEDDVRVAEVPAELRPDGALVTPDQAVDRRLVGAAREGEPLTDLRFLDARNGPPGSTTVPLRLTDAGMTRLLRSGTRVDVVTPGEGVRQARVLAENATVVSVVTPEPDRDDSPLARQNTPLVLVSVPDEQAPHVAAAALGNPVTVTLR; this is encoded by the coding sequence ATGCACAGCACGCGGGCTCGCGGGCGGCGGGAACGGTTCACACGACTCGAACGACTGCGTTCCCGGCTGCGTGGACATCCGCTCATCCTGCTCCGTCGCGCATTGGCCGCGGCGTTGCTGCTGGTCGCCGCGGTGTTGGCGGTCACGCCGGGAACGGACCGTGAACCGCGTGTCCCCGTTCTCGTCGCGGCGAGGACCCTGCCACTCGGTTCGACCCTGTCCGAGGACGACGTCCGGGTCGCCGAAGTCCCCGCGGAGCTTCGTCCGGACGGCGCTCTCGTCACTCCGGATCAGGCGGTGGATCGCCGCCTCGTAGGCGCGGCGCGTGAGGGCGAGCCGTTGACCGATCTGCGCTTCCTCGACGCACGCAACGGACCACCCGGGTCCACCACCGTGCCGCTACGACTCACCGACGCCGGGATGACCCGCCTGTTGCGGTCGGGCACCCGTGTCGACGTGGTGACCCCCGGTGAAGGTGTACGGCAGGCACGTGTCCTCGCCGAGAACGCCACCGTGGTGAGCGTCGTCACACCCGAGCCGGACCGGGACGACAGCCCACTGGCCCGGCAGAACACGCCCCTGGTCTTGGTGTCCGTCCCCGATGAGCAGGCTCCCCACGTGGCTGCCGCCGCGCTGGGCAACCCGGTCACCGTGACACTCCGATGA
- the glp gene encoding gephyrin-like molybdotransferase Glp: MADTESTVVTHPKAQLRSVEDHLSLLLKAAVRPRPVRVAISEAQGLLCAEEVVAEQALPGFDQAAVDGYAVRSVDIRTANEEPVEMPVVGEIPAGSRQPRRLQPGQAVRVNTGAPLPTLADAVVPISDTDGGTAKVTVHRAVPSHGYVRRAGEDVQVGDVAVRKGDTIGPAQVGLLAAVGRSKVLVHPRPRVSIISVGDELVDIDRTPAVGQVYDVNSYALAAAARDAGAEVSRVGIVPLDPKRLREIVEGRLLMSEVIVVAGGAGGSIGEEVQAALADLGDIDTTRVAMHPGSTQAFGRLGPDAVPTFLIPANPMSALVVFEVMVRPLIRAARGTRYPHRRVVEARLLSPITSTYGRRGYLRGQLLRDESNGEYLVQPLGTAGAHLLTSLAEANCLIQVDEELTEVAAGEQVKVAFLAQRA, encoded by the coding sequence ATGGCTGACACCGAATCGACCGTCGTTACGCATCCCAAAGCCCAGCTGCGGTCGGTCGAGGACCACCTTTCGCTGCTGCTCAAGGCGGCGGTACGACCGCGCCCGGTGCGGGTCGCGATCTCCGAGGCGCAGGGACTGCTCTGCGCCGAGGAGGTCGTCGCCGAACAGGCGTTGCCTGGATTCGACCAGGCCGCAGTGGATGGCTATGCCGTGCGCAGTGTCGACATACGCACGGCGAACGAGGAACCCGTGGAGATGCCGGTCGTGGGAGAGATCCCGGCCGGTTCGCGGCAACCCCGCAGACTCCAGCCCGGCCAGGCCGTGCGCGTGAACACGGGGGCGCCGCTGCCTACGCTCGCCGATGCCGTCGTGCCCATCTCCGACACCGACGGCGGCACCGCCAAGGTCACCGTGCACCGTGCCGTCCCCTCCCACGGCTATGTGCGCAGGGCGGGGGAGGACGTGCAGGTCGGTGACGTGGCCGTGCGCAAGGGCGACACGATCGGCCCGGCGCAGGTGGGACTGCTCGCGGCCGTCGGCCGGTCGAAGGTGCTCGTGCACCCCAGACCCCGGGTTTCGATCATCTCCGTGGGGGACGAGCTCGTGGACATCGACCGCACACCGGCGGTCGGGCAGGTCTACGACGTCAACTCCTACGCCCTCGCCGCCGCGGCACGGGACGCCGGGGCCGAGGTGAGTCGGGTCGGCATCGTTCCGCTCGATCCGAAACGGCTGCGGGAGATCGTCGAGGGCAGGCTGCTCATGTCCGAGGTCATCGTCGTGGCCGGAGGCGCGGGCGGCAGCATCGGTGAGGAGGTCCAGGCCGCTTTGGCCGACCTCGGCGACATCGACACCACACGCGTGGCCATGCACCCCGGTTCCACGCAGGCGTTCGGCAGGTTGGGTCCCGACGCCGTGCCGACGTTTCTGATCCCGGCCAATCCGATGAGCGCGCTCGTCGTGTTCGAGGTGATGGTTCGGCCGCTGATCAGGGCCGCACGGGGAACCCGGTACCCGCATCGCAGGGTGGTGGAGGCGCGGTTGCTCTCCCCGATCACGTCGACGTACGGGCGCCGTGGCTATCTCCGCGGACAGCTGTTGCGGGACGAGAGCAACGGTGAGTACCTCGTGCAGCCCCTCGGTACCGCCGGGGCGCACCTGCTCACGTCACTGGCCGAGGCGAACTGCCTGATCCAGGTGGACGAGGAGTTGACGGAGGTCGCGGCGGGCGAGCAGGTCAAGGTGGCGTTCCTCGCGCAACGTGCGTGA
- a CDS encoding patatin-like phospholipase family protein encodes MTDDGRALVLGAGGITGIAWELGLVAGLAEHGVDLTSADLVVGTSAGAVVGTQLPGGIDLHTRYLRELEGARGEQPGRMGLRNLVRLGLAGFHANDPVDARRRIGALALAARTESEAQRRKTVASWLGGVEGWPDKHLEVTAVNAVTGEFVVFDKDGGVDPVAAVAASCASPCVRPPSTVGDARFIDGGIRSPSNADLAAGYGRIVLLTPVEHGGEGMGSPAEEAARLAETARLVHIAPDAEARPRVGRTVPQMLRPARRAEAAKAGYAQAARVADQIARVWTT; translated from the coding sequence GTGACGGACGACGGCAGGGCACTCGTACTCGGCGCGGGTGGCATCACCGGAATCGCATGGGAACTGGGCCTGGTGGCCGGACTCGCCGAGCACGGCGTGGATCTCACATCCGCCGACCTGGTGGTCGGAACCTCCGCGGGCGCGGTGGTCGGCACCCAATTACCCGGCGGGATCGACCTGCACACGCGCTACCTGAGGGAACTGGAGGGCGCTCGGGGCGAGCAGCCGGGCAGGATGGGCCTGCGCAACCTGGTGCGGCTCGGGCTCGCCGGATTCCACGCCAACGACCCTGTGGACGCACGCAGGCGCATCGGCGCGCTCGCACTCGCCGCCCGGACCGAGTCCGAGGCGCAACGGCGCAAGACCGTCGCATCGTGGCTCGGCGGCGTCGAGGGTTGGCCCGACAAGCACTTGGAAGTCACCGCGGTCAACGCGGTCACCGGCGAGTTCGTGGTGTTCGACAAAGACGGTGGCGTCGATCCGGTGGCCGCGGTCGCCGCGAGTTGTGCGTCCCCCTGTGTGCGCCCGCCGTCCACCGTCGGCGACGCCCGCTTCATCGACGGTGGTATCCGCTCCCCGTCCAATGCCGACCTCGCAGCGGGCTACGGACGGATCGTGCTGCTCACTCCGGTCGAACACGGCGGCGAGGGAATGGGTTCCCCCGCGGAGGAAGCCGCGAGACTTGCGGAAACCGCCCGGCTCGTCCACATCGCACCCGACGCCGAGGCACGTCCACGGGTCGGGCGCACCGTGCCGCAGATGCTCCGACCGGCGCGGCGGGCGGAAGCCGCGAAAGCGGGGTATGCACAGGCCGCGCGGGTCGCCGACCAGATCGCCCGCGTCTGGACGACCTGA
- the gdhA gene encoding NADP-specific glutamate dehydrogenase, producing the protein MPIHERLESVYAEVLARNPGETEFHQAVREVLESIGPAVGKHPQYADAKIVSRICEPERQIIFRVPWEDDSGEIHINRGFRMEFNSALGPYKGGLRFHPSVYLGIVKFLGFEQVFKNALTGLPIGGGKGGADFDPKGKSDREIMRFCQSFMTELWRHIGEYTDVPAGDTGVGSREIGYLFGQYKRITNRYESGVLTGKGLIYGGARVRTEATGYGTAFFVNEMLAARGDSFAGKNVVVSGSGNVAIYAIEKVHQLGGRVIACSDSSGYVVDEKGIDVELLKEVKERRRERISVYADLQKRARFVRGQQVWEVPCDIAIPCATQNEITGKEAERLIRNGCKVVAEGANMPTTPEAVRLFQDAGVAFGPGKAANAGGVATSALEMQQNASRDSWSFEYTEDRLEDIMRDIHTRCLETAEEYGMPGNYVAGANIAAYTRVADAMLDLGLI; encoded by the coding sequence GTGCCAATACACGAACGGCTTGAGAGCGTCTACGCGGAGGTTCTTGCGCGGAACCCAGGCGAAACCGAATTCCACCAGGCCGTACGTGAGGTACTGGAGAGCATCGGACCTGCCGTGGGGAAGCACCCCCAGTACGCGGACGCGAAGATCGTTTCCCGGATCTGTGAACCGGAACGCCAGATCATCTTCCGGGTCCCCTGGGAGGACGACTCCGGGGAGATCCACATCAACCGTGGCTTCCGCATGGAGTTCAACAGCGCGCTCGGCCCGTACAAGGGTGGATTGCGCTTCCATCCCTCGGTGTACTTGGGGATCGTCAAGTTCCTCGGCTTCGAACAAGTCTTCAAAAACGCCCTGACCGGCCTGCCCATCGGCGGTGGCAAGGGCGGAGCGGACTTCGACCCCAAGGGCAAGTCCGATCGGGAGATCATGCGGTTCTGCCAGAGCTTCATGACGGAGCTGTGGCGCCACATCGGTGAGTACACCGACGTGCCCGCGGGGGACACCGGTGTCGGGAGCAGGGAGATCGGCTACCTGTTCGGGCAGTACAAGCGCATCACCAACCGTTACGAGTCCGGTGTGCTGACCGGCAAAGGACTGATCTACGGCGGCGCCCGGGTACGCACCGAGGCCACCGGGTACGGGACCGCGTTCTTCGTCAACGAGATGCTCGCCGCGCGGGGTGATTCGTTCGCGGGCAAGAACGTGGTGGTCTCCGGTTCCGGCAACGTCGCGATCTACGCCATCGAGAAGGTGCATCAACTCGGTGGGCGGGTCATCGCGTGCTCGGACTCGAGTGGCTACGTGGTCGACGAGAAGGGCATCGACGTCGAGCTGCTCAAGGAGGTCAAGGAGAGGCGTCGGGAGCGTATCTCCGTCTACGCGGATCTCCAGAAGCGTGCTCGCTTCGTGCGGGGGCAGCAGGTGTGGGAGGTCCCGTGCGACATCGCCATCCCCTGCGCCACGCAGAACGAGATCACCGGTAAGGAAGCCGAGCGGTTGATCCGCAACGGTTGCAAGGTGGTCGCCGAGGGCGCCAACATGCCCACCACGCCCGAAGCCGTGCGCCTGTTCCAGGACGCCGGGGTGGCGTTCGGTCCGGGCAAGGCCGCGAACGCGGGTGGCGTCGCGACCTCGGCGTTGGAGATGCAGCAGAACGCGTCGCGCGATTCGTGGTCCTTCGAGTACACCGAGGACCGACTCGAGGACATCATGCGCGATATCCACACCCGCTGCCTGGAGACGGCCGAGGAATACGGCATGCCCGGCAACTATGTCGCGGGTGCGAACATCGCGGCCTACACGCGGGTGGCCGACGCGATGTTGGACCTCGGTCTGATCTGA
- a CDS encoding FmdB family zinc ribbon protein, protein MPTYQYACKECDHQFEVVQSFSDASLTDCPECQGPLRKLYGSVGVIFKGSGFYRTDSRSDSGSGSSSAKSSNGSSSGSSSDSAKSDSGSAKSDSSSNSSSSSSSSTTSAAAS, encoded by the coding sequence GTGCCCACCTATCAGTACGCCTGCAAGGAGTGCGACCACCAGTTCGAGGTGGTCCAGTCGTTCTCCGACGCGAGTCTGACGGACTGCCCCGAGTGCCAGGGGCCGCTGCGCAAGCTCTACGGCTCGGTCGGCGTCATCTTCAAGGGCAGCGGCTTCTACCGCACCGACTCCCGGTCGGACTCGGGATCGGGCTCCTCGTCGGCCAAGTCGTCCAACGGCTCCAGCAGCGGCTCATCCAGCGACTCCGCCAAGTCGGACTCGGGTTCCGCCAAGTCGGACTCGAGCTCCAACTCGTCCTCCTCGTCCAGCTCCAGCACCACATCCGCCGCGGCGTCCTGA
- a CDS encoding UTP--glucose-1-phosphate uridylyltransferase, with the protein MTGATNETTFRTAIVPAAGLGTRFLPTTKAVPKELLPVVDTPGIELVASEAAEAGAQRMVIVTSPEKKSVVSYFDEKPELEAALERKGKTGLLEKVRRAPGLLKVEVAIQEEALGLGHAVAQAEPNLDDDETAVAVLLPDDLVLPTGVLSKMADVRARYGGSVLCAFDIPKEHISPYGVFEVSDTDDDDVKRVHGMVEKPTPEEAPSTYAAAGRYLLDRAIFDALQRIGPGSGGELQLTDAVALLISEGHPVHVVVHHGGRHDLGNPGGFVRATVDFALDHPEYGPSLREWLIERIGTTD; encoded by the coding sequence ATGACGGGCGCCACGAATGAGACCACGTTCCGGACCGCCATCGTGCCTGCCGCGGGCCTCGGCACGAGATTCCTACCGACCACCAAGGCAGTGCCGAAGGAGCTGCTTCCCGTCGTCGACACCCCGGGTATCGAGTTGGTCGCGAGCGAGGCCGCCGAGGCGGGCGCGCAGCGCATGGTGATCGTCACATCCCCCGAGAAGAAGTCGGTCGTCAGCTACTTCGACGAGAAGCCCGAGCTGGAGGCCGCGCTCGAACGCAAGGGCAAGACCGGTTTGCTGGAGAAGGTCCGCCGGGCCCCGGGCTTGCTCAAGGTGGAGGTGGCGATTCAGGAGGAGGCGCTCGGTCTCGGCCACGCCGTCGCGCAGGCCGAGCCGAACCTCGACGACGACGAAACCGCCGTGGCCGTCCTCCTCCCCGACGACCTCGTGCTGCCCACCGGCGTGTTGTCGAAGATGGCGGATGTGCGCGCCCGGTACGGCGGCAGCGTGCTGTGCGCGTTCGACATACCGAAGGAGCACATCTCGCCGTACGGCGTGTTCGAGGTGTCCGACACCGATGACGACGACGTCAAGCGGGTCCACGGCATGGTGGAGAAGCCCACCCCCGAGGAGGCGCCCTCCACGTACGCGGCGGCGGGTCGCTACCTACTCGATCGGGCGATTTTCGACGCGCTGCAGCGCATCGGACCCGGGTCCGGTGGGGAGCTCCAGCTCACCGACGCCGTCGCGCTCCTGATCTCCGAGGGACATCCGGTTCACGTCGTGGTGCACCACGGTGGGCGGCATGACCTCGGTAACCCCGGTGGCTTCGTCCGCGCCACCGTGGATTTCGCATTGGATCACCCTGAGTACGGCCCCTCGCTTCGCGAGTGGTTGATCGAACGGATCGGCACCACCGACTGA
- a CDS encoding GNAT family N-acetyltransferase — MSTGYGAGSVMEPRRPGWPAVLGPLVVPAGVVLLRPVRLRDAQHWSRIRLRDREYLERWEPTQAGDWAERNAAWAWLSQWSTLRRLAKHGQCLPFAITVDGGFAGQLTIGNIVRAALRSAWIGYWVSSTLAGGGVATAAVALATDHAFGQAGLHRLEATVRPENTASLRVLDKVGYRKEGLFLRYLDVQGAWRDHLCYAITAEEVGDGLVTRLVDSGRATLPEQR; from the coding sequence ATGTCGACCGGATACGGAGCAGGCTCCGTGATGGAGCCACGACGTCCCGGTTGGCCGGCCGTGCTGGGGCCGCTCGTGGTCCCCGCGGGTGTGGTGCTGTTGCGGCCCGTGCGGTTGCGTGACGCTCAGCACTGGAGTCGGATCCGGCTTCGCGACCGTGAATACCTCGAACGCTGGGAGCCCACGCAGGCGGGGGACTGGGCCGAACGCAACGCTGCGTGGGCGTGGCTGTCGCAATGGTCCACGTTGCGCAGGCTGGCCAAGCACGGTCAGTGCCTTCCGTTCGCCATCACGGTCGACGGTGGGTTCGCCGGTCAGCTCACGATCGGCAACATCGTCAGGGCGGCACTGCGCTCCGCATGGATCGGGTACTGGGTGTCGTCCACGCTCGCGGGGGGTGGGGTGGCCACGGCGGCGGTCGCGTTGGCGACCGACCACGCGTTCGGTCAGGCGGGGCTGCATCGGCTCGAGGCCACGGTGCGTCCGGAGAACACGGCCAGCCTTCGTGTCCTCGACAAGGTGGGGTACCGGAAAGAGGGACTGTTTCTCCGTTATCTCGACGTTCAGGGGGCGTGGCGAGATCATCTTTGCTACGCCATCACGGCCGAGGAAGTGGGGGACGGACTCGTCACACGACTTGTGGACTCCGGTCGGGCGACCCTGCCTGAGCAGCGCTAA
- a CDS encoding serine/threonine-protein kinase gives MSIDPTPAARPLAAGDPRQLGSYRVLGSLGEGGMGRVLLAIGPDGRFAAVKLVHGFLAHDPVFRERFRREIAACRLVSGAYTAPVLDADADAPTPWLATLYVPGPSLRNVVTTTGPLPASSLRQLAVGLATALADIHRAGLIHRDLKPGNVLLAHDGPRVIDFGIARAVEDHDELTNTGSIIGSPEFMSPEQALGHALTPATDVFSLGSVLVFAATGRSPFAGSSAAQALYNIAHTAPDLTGVPEPLRGIVAACLDKDAQRRPSPVELLDRITAVGAAPPGTAPWPQPVHDLIHAQETQARRALDPPPSPRTVRRWPILAMTAATVAAVGVAAALLLRDDSGTPTGHAAPEGPPSALPGQPTAGRHEDDPLSLDRLRAVDPCRVLSGQLTPQPAVHLSQCTYEHEDGRWFDLVLGDAVPVDPTPGEEIDDRDVGGLPLVVDHGGDGRCEAVAVLPQHADLGVSVTVGPGIGDVRDEPCSSAHAVLSDALEALRDNAPQRDAVPGSLATVDPCSLLDDTEVSRIFSVAPTTRPDRLHRCEWDVTGTLVIELSRDVDPADVPSQWEQDSVGGRTVYRQEDPQPGSPSCALSWAHRPSDEVTTEVVSLRYRATATGRPVNAVCADIRSVAEAVIPRLPTP, from the coding sequence GTGTCGATTGATCCCACGCCGGCCGCCAGACCGCTGGCGGCCGGCGATCCGCGGCAGCTCGGCTCTTACCGAGTACTCGGTTCGCTCGGCGAAGGCGGCATGGGTCGGGTGCTGTTGGCGATCGGTCCCGACGGGCGTTTCGCCGCTGTGAAGCTCGTGCACGGGTTCCTGGCGCACGATCCGGTGTTCCGCGAACGTTTCCGTCGGGAGATCGCGGCCTGCCGTCTCGTGTCCGGTGCCTACACCGCGCCGGTCCTGGACGCCGACGCCGACGCGCCGACACCGTGGCTGGCCACCCTGTACGTACCGGGACCGTCCCTGCGGAACGTCGTGACCACCACGGGGCCGCTTCCGGCGTCGTCGCTACGGCAGCTCGCCGTCGGTCTGGCCACGGCGTTGGCCGACATCCACCGTGCCGGGCTCATCCACCGGGACCTCAAACCCGGCAACGTACTCCTCGCCCACGACGGGCCCCGCGTCATCGACTTCGGCATCGCACGCGCCGTCGAGGACCACGATGAACTGACCAACACCGGGTCGATCATCGGTTCGCCCGAGTTCATGTCACCCGAACAGGCACTGGGGCACGCCTTGACCCCGGCCACCGACGTGTTCTCCCTGGGCTCGGTCCTCGTGTTCGCCGCGACGGGACGCAGCCCCTTCGCCGGTTCGTCCGCCGCACAGGCGCTGTACAACATCGCGCACACCGCCCCCGATCTGACCGGTGTGCCCGAACCCCTGCGCGGAATCGTCGCCGCCTGCCTCGACAAGGACGCCCAGCGGCGGCCGAGTCCGGTGGAACTGCTCGACCGCATCACCGCTGTCGGCGCCGCCCCACCCGGCACCGCACCCTGGCCCCAACCGGTCCACGACCTCATCCACGCGCAGGAAACACAAGCCAGACGAGCACTGGACCCGCCACCGAGCCCGCGGACGGTGCGACGCTGGCCCATCCTGGCCATGACCGCCGCCACGGTGGCGGCGGTCGGTGTCGCCGCCGCCTTGCTGTTGCGCGACGATTCCGGCACCCCCACCGGACACGCGGCCCCGGAAGGCCCGCCCTCGGCGCTTCCCGGTCAGCCCACCGCCGGACGGCACGAGGACGACCCGTTGAGCCTGGACCGGCTCAGGGCCGTCGATCCGTGTCGGGTGCTGTCGGGACAGCTCACCCCTCAACCCGCCGTACACCTGTCGCAATGCACTTACGAACACGAGGACGGACGCTGGTTCGACCTCGTCCTCGGCGACGCCGTGCCGGTGGACCCGACACCCGGCGAGGAGATCGACGACCGGGACGTCGGAGGGCTCCCGCTCGTCGTCGACCACGGCGGGGACGGCCGATGCGAGGCCGTGGCCGTGTTACCCCAACACGCCGACCTGGGCGTCAGCGTCACCGTCGGCCCCGGCATCGGTGACGTCAGGGACGAACCCTGCTCCAGCGCCCACGCCGTGTTGTCCGACGCACTGGAGGCGCTGCGCGACAACGCCCCACAACGCGACGCGGTGCCCGGTTCGCTCGCGACCGTCGATCCGTGCTCACTGCTCGACGACACCGAGGTCTCACGCATCTTCTCCGTGGCACCGACGACGCGTCCCGATCGGCTGCATCGGTGTGAATGGGACGTCACCGGCACGCTCGTCATCGAACTGTCACGCGACGTCGACCCGGCTGACGTCCCGAGCCAGTGGGAGCAGGACAGCGTGGGCGGCCGCACCGTCTACCGGCAGGAGGACCCACAGCCGGGCAGTCCGTCCTGTGCCCTCAGCTGGGCGCATCGACCCTCCGACGAGGTGACCACCGAAGTCGTGTCACTGCGCTACCGCGCCACCGCCACCGGACGACCCGTCAACGCGGTGTGCGCCGACATCCGCTCCGTCGCCGAGGCCGTCATACCGAGGTTGCCGACACCATGA
- a CDS encoding serine/threonine-protein kinase, whose amino-acid sequence MRPLDPGDPREVGRYRILAALGEGGMGRVLLAVGPDGRFAAVKHIFPTLAHDPVFRARFRHEVSASRLVSGAYTAPVLDADTESDTPWLASLYIPGPSLSDVLDVAGPLDVAGVHYLAVTLAVALTDIHRAGLIHRDLKPGNVLLAHDGPRVIDFGIARAVEGSDLTATNALVGSPAFMSPEQALGGDLTPASDVFSLGSLLFTAATGRRPFAGTSTPQTLYNVAHTTVDLSPLPPTVREVVEPCLAKDPALRPTPRQIVEHLGPVPPPPAPWPTAVGDLITAQERRLHAAAAVPPPPSPPPPPPSPPTPTEVPGGDRNLRVIGLTVGTSAVLTVVLVAVLLVVLGGEDTDSTAQEGNDEATGTASPTVSTEEALTTDRLRLVDPCAVLADTRVPSLGLLTPEENPTFFHRCHYQSSGSGGITLTIGEPLHDQGARNAGTTDGRTVLLTHVTGGCEASVQLSDDPRLAVSASDPGAPSCKGPRAALDAALERLRGDGILRDLPADSALDIDPCLLLTEEVTRDLLGPTTTTASGLHDCAWEGDGEVRVRIVPGFPGQPPEEGSEPVEFDGIVGHAVSDSEEYCSITWPHRRVDDVRSEDVNVFYYHSGVDDPCVSAQQLAGAVAANLPHR is encoded by the coding sequence ATGAGACCACTCGACCCCGGCGACCCCCGCGAGGTGGGTCGCTATCGAATTCTGGCGGCGCTCGGCGAAGGCGGCATGGGTCGCGTGTTGCTGGCCGTCGGACCCGACGGTCGCTTCGCCGCCGTCAAACACATCTTCCCCACGCTCGCGCACGATCCCGTGTTCCGCGCCAGGTTCCGCCACGAGGTCTCGGCCTCCCGACTCGTGTCGGGTGCCTACACCGCACCCGTGCTCGACGCGGACACCGAATCCGACACGCCCTGGTTGGCGTCCCTGTACATCCCCGGACCGTCCCTTTCCGACGTACTCGACGTCGCGGGCCCGCTCGACGTCGCCGGCGTGCACTATCTCGCGGTCACCCTCGCCGTGGCGTTGACCGACATCCACCGTGCCGGGCTCATCCACCGGGACCTCAAACCCGGCAACGTACTCCTCGCCCACGACGGGCCCCGCGTCATCGACTTCGGCATCGCACGCGCCGTCGAGGGATCGGACCTCACGGCCACCAACGCGCTCGTCGGCTCGCCCGCGTTCATGTCCCCCGAACAGGCACTCGGCGGTGACCTCACACCGGCCAGCGACGTCTTCTCACTCGGCTCGCTGTTGTTCACGGCCGCCACCGGTCGCCGTCCCTTCGCCGGAACGTCGACCCCCCAAACGCTGTACAACGTCGCCCACACCACCGTCGACCTGAGTCCACTGCCGCCGACGGTCCGGGAGGTCGTGGAACCGTGCCTCGCCAAGGACCCGGCACTGCGGCCCACACCCCGGCAGATCGTCGAACACCTCGGTCCCGTTCCCCCGCCGCCCGCACCGTGGCCCACCGCGGTCGGTGACCTCATCACGGCCCAGGAACGACGCCTGCACGCCGCCGCGGCCGTACCCCCGCCGCCTTCACCGCCTCCGCCGCCCCCGTCACCCCCGACACCGACGGAGGTGCCGGGCGGAGACCGCAACCTTCGCGTCATCGGACTGACCGTCGGAACATCGGCCGTGCTCACCGTGGTACTCGTCGCGGTGTTGCTCGTCGTCCTCGGCGGTGAGGACACCGACTCCACCGCGCAGGAGGGGAACGACGAGGCGACCGGCACCGCCTCACCGACGGTGAGTACGGAGGAAGCCCTCACCACCGACCGGCTGCGCCTGGTCGATCCGTGCGCGGTCCTGGCCGACACACGCGTGCCGTCGCTGGGTTTGCTCACCCCCGAGGAGAATCCGACGTTTTTCCACCGGTGTCACTACCAAAGCAGCGGTTCCGGTGGCATCACCCTCACGATCGGCGAGCCCCTCCACGACCAAGGCGCTCGTAACGCCGGGACGACCGATGGCCGCACCGTGCTCCTCACCCACGTGACGGGCGGCTGCGAGGCCTCGGTGCAACTGTCCGACGACCCACGGCTCGCCGTCAGCGCAAGCGACCCCGGCGCCCCCTCCTGCAAGGGACCGCGCGCCGCACTCGACGCGGCGTTGGAACGACTCCGTGGGGACGGGATCCTGCGAGATCTCCCGGCCGACAGCGCACTCGACATCGATCCGTGCCTACTCCTCACCGAGGAGGTCACGCGCGATCTACTCGGCCCTACGACGACGACTGCGTCCGGCCTGCACGACTGTGCTTGGGAAGGTGACGGGGAGGTTCGGGTCCGCATCGTGCCGGGCTTTCCCGGCCAACCTCCAGAGGAGGGTTCCGAACCGGTGGAGTTCGACGGCATCGTCGGACACGCCGTGAGCGACTCCGAGGAATACTGTTCGATCACGTGGCCGCATCGCCGCGTCGACGACGTTCGAAGCGAGGACGTGAACGTCTTCTACTACCACTCGGGCGTCGACGATCCGTGCGTTTCGGCGCAGCAGCTCGCAGGCGCCGTTGCCGCGAACCTGCCGCACCGATGA